In Thiovibrio frasassiensis, one DNA window encodes the following:
- a CDS encoding MerR family transcriptional regulator — protein sequence MISDNKAIFTIGTAAKMLEVHPRTLRIYERENLVKPLRKGQWRYYTMDDIKWIQCLRDMIHEHGISIAAIKKLLQYTPCWNIADCPFEKRKQCTAFMSSGLVPRKINVEQRSGDVAA from the coding sequence ATGATATCTGATAACAAGGCAATCTTTACCATAGGAACCGCGGCGAAAATGCTGGAAGTGCATCCGCGGACCCTGAGGATCTACGAAAGGGAAAATCTGGTCAAGCCTTTACGGAAGGGGCAGTGGCGTTACTACACCATGGATGACATCAAGTGGATTCAGTGCCTGCGGGACATGATCCATGAGCATGGAATCAGCATTGCGGCCATCAAGAAGCTGCTGCAGTACACCCCCTGCTGGAACATTGCCGATTGTCCTTTTGAGAAAAGAAAGCAGTGCACCGCCTTTATGTCCAGTGGGCTTGTTCCCCGGAAAATCAATGTTGAGCAGAGATCAGGGGATGTTGCCGCCTGA
- a CDS encoding cytochrome c3 family protein, whose amino-acid sequence MKKTVICSAAFALVFGFATVSAFAGDVVVYDTAKAMGGSKVTFNHKAHGTKLGDCKKCHEGTPAKIAMSKDLAHKALCKDCHAKMSGPTKCNECHKK is encoded by the coding sequence ATGAAGAAAACCGTTATCTGTTCCGCAGCCTTCGCGCTGGTCTTCGGCTTTGCAACAGTATCTGCATTTGCTGGCGACGTTGTCGTTTACGACACTGCCAAAGCGATGGGTGGCAGCAAGGTTACATTCAACCACAAAGCCCACGGGACCAAACTTGGCGATTGCAAAAAATGCCACGAAGGCACCCCGGCCAAAATCGCCATGAGCAAAGACCTCGCGCACAAGGCTCTCTGCAAAGATTGCCATGCCAAGATGTCTGGCCCGACCAAGTGCAACGAGTGTCACAAGAAGTAA
- the ccsB gene encoding c-type cytochrome biogenesis protein CcsB: MNSSQLLGITTLAYLLSAMLYIAIFVFRAKKIDLIATLVTICAFLINTAGIGLRWYESYQAGIGYAPLSNMYESLVFFAWAIAIFYLGLEFKYKNRVLGAFSMPFACLSMAYASLSPQFGKEIKPLIPALQSNWLIAHVITCFVGYAAFAVASGMGIMYLIKDRKTPDDAGSLLASLPELKVIDDIIHKTLVFGFLWLSAGIITGAVWANAAWGTYWSWDPKETWSLITWFVYAATLHARFTRGWGGRRIAWLAIIGFLSVIFTYYGVNFLLSGLHSYGGS, encoded by the coding sequence ATGAACAGTTCACAACTCCTGGGCATTACCACCCTTGCCTATCTTCTCTCCGCGATGCTCTACATCGCAATCTTTGTTTTTCGGGCCAAAAAAATCGACCTCATCGCCACACTGGTCACCATCTGCGCCTTCCTGATCAATACCGCAGGCATAGGTCTGCGCTGGTACGAATCGTATCAGGCGGGGATCGGCTACGCGCCCCTTTCGAACATGTACGAGTCCCTGGTTTTCTTTGCCTGGGCCATTGCCATCTTCTACCTTGGCCTTGAGTTCAAGTACAAGAACCGGGTGCTCGGCGCTTTCTCCATGCCATTTGCCTGCCTGAGTATGGCCTATGCCTCGCTTTCCCCCCAATTCGGCAAGGAAATCAAACCGCTGATCCCGGCATTGCAAAGCAACTGGCTCATCGCCCATGTCATCACCTGTTTTGTCGGCTATGCCGCCTTTGCGGTGGCCAGTGGCATGGGGATTATGTATCTGATCAAAGACCGGAAGACGCCGGATGACGCCGGCTCCCTCCTCGCTTCTCTGCCCGAACTCAAGGTAATCGACGACATCATCCACAAAACACTGGTGTTCGGTTTTCTCTGGCTTTCCGCCGGCATTATTACCGGCGCCGTCTGGGCCAACGCCGCATGGGGTACTTACTGGAGCTGGGACCCCAAGGAGACCTGGTCGCTGATCACCTGGTTTGTCTATGCGGCAACCCTCCATGCCAGATTCACCAGGGGATGGGGGGGGCGGCGCATCGCCTGGCTGGCGATCATCGGCTTTCTCTCCGTAATATTTACTTATTATGGTGTCAACTTCCTGCTTTCCGGCCTGCACAGTTACGGGGGCAGTTAA
- the resB gene encoding cytochrome c biogenesis protein ResB, with protein sequence MKKTDNMVWRFFASVRLALFSLLILATTSIIGTLIPQKNPADFYIEAFGQRTAQFFQMLDVPDMYNSWWFLALLLLFSINLVVCTIDRLPNVWQMVVLNNLDTEPERLEKMPHRHLFYGAGDGAALAETTTALLAKNGWKSQSDNKPTGILLFSQKNAWSRLGVYAVHLSILIIFAGAIIGSLLGFKAGVMIPEGSTTDTVYETGTGKPIPLGFTLQCDDFNVTFYADGTTPKEFRSDLSVLENGKLAIDKRPIIVNDPLDYKGITFYQSSYEPMQGFNVLITNKNTKVSQFFQIPFGQKISWSEGGIDFGVINQEVRSRMGDVQKLKVWFSDGTGEPSIFWMDNDTTQAITTPTGTYEFQANQVYATGLQVAKDPGVWTVYAGCALMLIGLYVAFFLSHRRVWVYIVREETANRCRILVCGSSNKNKLAFENEFTALVESFTHDTTFQNA encoded by the coding sequence ATGAAAAAAACAGATAATATGGTTTGGCGGTTTTTCGCCTCCGTCAGGCTTGCCCTCTTTAGCCTGCTGATCCTGGCCACGACCTCCATCATCGGCACGCTTATTCCCCAAAAGAACCCCGCCGATTTCTACATCGAGGCCTTTGGTCAACGCACCGCGCAGTTCTTCCAGATGCTCGATGTGCCCGACATGTACAACTCCTGGTGGTTTCTTGCCCTGCTTCTCCTGTTCAGCATCAACCTCGTGGTCTGCACCATCGACCGTCTGCCCAATGTCTGGCAGATGGTGGTGCTGAACAACCTGGACACCGAGCCGGAACGGCTGGAGAAGATGCCGCACCGCCATCTGTTTTATGGGGCCGGAGATGGTGCCGCCCTTGCGGAAACCACCACCGCCCTTCTCGCTAAAAACGGCTGGAAATCACAGAGTGACAATAAACCTACAGGCATACTTCTCTTTTCTCAGAAAAATGCTTGGAGCCGTCTAGGCGTCTATGCTGTGCACTTGAGCATCCTCATTATCTTTGCCGGAGCCATCATCGGCTCCCTGCTCGGGTTCAAGGCAGGCGTGATGATTCCGGAGGGGAGCACCACCGACACCGTTTATGAAACCGGGACCGGAAAACCTATCCCCCTTGGTTTCACCCTACAATGCGACGACTTCAACGTTACATTTTACGCCGACGGCACAACCCCTAAGGAATTTCGCTCCGATCTCTCCGTCCTGGAAAACGGGAAGCTCGCAATTGACAAGCGGCCCATCATCGTCAACGACCCCTTGGACTATAAGGGGATCACCTTCTATCAGTCCAGCTACGAACCCATGCAGGGCTTCAATGTCCTCATCACCAACAAGAACACCAAGGTCAGTCAGTTCTTCCAGATCCCCTTTGGTCAGAAAATCAGCTGGAGCGAAGGCGGCATCGACTTCGGGGTTATCAACCAGGAGGTTCGCAGCCGCATGGGTGATGTGCAAAAGCTGAAGGTGTGGTTTTCCGATGGCACTGGCGAACCCAGCATTTTTTGGATGGATAACGACACCACCCAGGCCATCACCACCCCGACAGGGACATACGAATTCCAAGCAAACCAGGTATACGCCACCGGCCTTCAAGTGGCGAAGGATCCCGGGGTCTGGACCGTCTATGCCGGATGCGCCCTTATGCTGATTGGCCTTTACGTTGCCTTCTTTCTTTCCCACCGGAGAGTTTGGGTATATATTGTACGGGAAGAGACTGCGAACCGATGCCGGATCCTGGTTTGTGGCAGCAGCAACAAAAACAAGCTCGCCTTTGAAAATGAGTTTACCGCCCTTGTCGAGAGTTTCACTCACGATACCACGTTTCAAAACGCTTAA
- the rpmB gene encoding 50S ribosomal protein L28 produces MSKKCAICGKGPNTGNNVSHANNKNRRRWLPNLQRVRMATSGGNGMHIRVCTRCIRSGAVVKPA; encoded by the coding sequence ATGTCAAAAAAATGTGCGATTTGTGGAAAAGGCCCCAATACCGGCAATAATGTGAGCCATGCCAATAATAAGAACAGAAGGCGTTGGCTGCCGAATTTGCAGCGTGTAAGAATGGCTACCTCCGGTGGCAATGGCATGCATATTCGTGTTTGCACCCGTTGTATCCGTTCCGGTGCCGTGGTTAAGCCTGCCTGA
- a CDS encoding RelA/SpoT family protein produces the protein MVTIESISERARGYMPEEDLALLTKAHAFADEFYSGKHRLSGRPYLYHALMVTDILATMRLDVPTLCAGLLHGVLKKAENLKETEKTLRETFGDDVTNIVKGATKITDVQFNSHLAYQAENIRKLLLAMSSDIRVLLVKLADRLHDMHSLQHVGREKQLEFAQETMELYAPLASRLGIDWLKRELEDLAFANLHPEEYEDLAAKVHTSLADRETYVDEVKALLNQKLSEHGLKQFRVLGRPKHLYSIYKKLVAQNIPFERVYDKVAFRIIVPSVKECYEALGIIHSLWPPVDGRFKDFISTPKGNMYQSLHTSVVGLRGEFMEVQIRTEEMDQIAKEGIAAHWAYKEGKAITTKDAKLFKWLKQLVYTLQELEDPKEFLDAIKGELYEEEIFVLTPTGEVKEFPKGSTPIDFAYSIHTEVGNHCTGAKINGIIAQLKTQLKNGDLVEIHTSPKQKPNRSWLGLVKTARAKSRIRQWLNQEERERTLHVGREICERELKRHNISLKKLIKTGHLKELLKNIACNSLDDLMRRIGSGKMMVQALIKELQPEEIRETLPEDIVQEAAHPRGGRKQDRDNIILVSGADNVLTKISHCCMPVPGDEIVGFITSGRGISVHKASCPNLSASDQQRLIAVNWAENIKATHRAQIQVIARDQKGLLATLSNAISHDDANILTLEATTSSGGIAKISIILEINSRDHLFRLLQHVQQLDGVLEARRT, from the coding sequence ATGGTTACTATAGAATCCATAAGCGAACGGGCCAGGGGCTACATGCCCGAGGAAGACCTCGCCCTGCTCACCAAGGCCCATGCCTTTGCCGATGAATTTTATTCGGGCAAGCATCGCCTTTCCGGTCGGCCTTATCTGTACCACGCCCTCATGGTTACCGACATCCTGGCAACCATGCGCCTTGATGTGCCCACCTTATGCGCCGGCCTCCTGCACGGGGTGCTCAAAAAAGCCGAAAACCTCAAAGAGACGGAAAAGACTCTGCGCGAGACCTTTGGCGACGATGTCACCAACATCGTCAAGGGTGCCACCAAGATCACCGATGTCCAGTTCAACAGCCATCTTGCCTACCAGGCGGAAAATATCCGGAAGCTGCTGCTGGCCATGTCCTCCGACATCCGGGTTCTCCTGGTCAAACTTGCCGACCGTCTGCACGATATGCACTCTCTGCAACATGTGGGGCGCGAGAAACAGCTGGAATTCGCCCAGGAGACCATGGAGCTCTATGCCCCCCTGGCCAGCCGCCTCGGAATCGACTGGCTCAAACGGGAGCTGGAAGACCTCGCTTTCGCAAATCTCCATCCCGAGGAATACGAGGATCTCGCCGCCAAGGTCCACACCTCCCTCGCCGATCGGGAAACCTATGTCGATGAGGTCAAGGCGCTGCTCAACCAGAAACTCAGCGAACATGGCCTCAAGCAGTTCCGGGTGCTGGGCCGGCCCAAACATCTGTACAGCATCTACAAAAAGCTCGTGGCCCAGAATATTCCCTTCGAACGGGTGTACGACAAGGTTGCCTTCAGGATCATCGTTCCCTCGGTCAAGGAGTGCTACGAAGCGTTGGGCATCATCCATTCGCTGTGGCCGCCGGTGGACGGGCGATTCAAGGATTTCATCAGTACCCCGAAAGGGAATATGTATCAGTCGCTGCATACCTCGGTTGTCGGGTTGCGCGGGGAATTCATGGAGGTCCAGATCCGCACCGAGGAGATGGATCAGATCGCCAAGGAAGGCATTGCCGCCCACTGGGCCTATAAGGAAGGCAAGGCCATCACCACAAAGGACGCCAAGCTTTTCAAATGGCTCAAGCAGCTGGTCTACACCCTTCAGGAATTGGAAGATCCCAAGGAATTTCTCGATGCGATCAAGGGGGAACTCTACGAGGAGGAAATCTTCGTCCTGACCCCCACCGGCGAGGTCAAGGAATTCCCCAAGGGCAGCACCCCCATTGACTTTGCCTACAGCATCCATACCGAGGTTGGCAATCACTGCACCGGCGCGAAGATCAACGGAATTATTGCCCAACTCAAAACCCAGCTCAAAAACGGCGACCTGGTCGAAATCCACACCTCGCCCAAACAAAAACCGAACCGCTCCTGGCTGGGCCTTGTCAAAACAGCCCGGGCCAAAAGCCGGATCCGGCAATGGCTCAATCAGGAAGAACGGGAAAGAACCTTGCATGTTGGCCGGGAAATCTGCGAGCGTGAGCTGAAACGGCACAACATCAGTCTGAAAAAACTGATCAAGACCGGGCATCTCAAGGAACTGCTTAAGAACATTGCCTGCAACTCCCTTGACGACCTCATGCGCCGCATCGGCTCGGGCAAGATGATGGTGCAAGCGCTCATCAAGGAGCTGCAGCCCGAGGAAATCCGCGAAACCCTGCCCGAGGATATTGTTCAGGAAGCAGCCCACCCCAGGGGTGGCAGAAAGCAAGACCGGGACAACATTATCCTGGTGAGCGGCGCGGATAATGTCCTCACCAAGATCAGCCATTGCTGCATGCCGGTACCCGGAGACGAGATCGTGGGCTTCATCACCTCCGGCAGGGGTATTTCCGTGCACAAGGCGTCCTGCCCAAATCTCTCGGCTTCGGACCAACAACGGCTTATCGCCGTCAATTGGGCCGAGAACATCAAGGCCACCCACCGGGCTCAGATTCAGGTAATCGCCCGAGACCAGAAAGGGCTATTGGCCACCCTGAGCAATGCGATCAGCCACGACGACGCCAATATCCTCACCCTCGAAGCCACCACCTCAAGCGGCGGAATAGCCAAAATCTCTATAATCCTTGAAATAAACAGCAGGGACCATCTGTTCCGTCTGCTACAGCATGTACAACAGCTTGATGGTGTCTTGGAGGCGAGAAGAACCTAA